The genomic segment GTACGACCTGTCCCTTGGCCTGGGTCTTAGGAGAGATTGGGACCACAttgaatattatatattatatattgcaTAGAGTCCTGATGGCGGCTGACATGTTGGATCTGTTTCAGTGGTACGCAGACATGGACCACGGCCTGGGCGGCTCCGCCACCCAACACGTCTACACGCACATCAGCCGCTTCCTGCACAAGTGTCTGGTCCGCCCCCAATAGGGCCAGCTTCCTGAACAGGATTCTGGTCCGCCCCCAATAGGGCCAGCTTCCTGAACAGGAGTCTGGTCCGCCCCCGACAGGGCCAGCTTCCTGAACAGGAGTCTGGTCCGCCCCTCGATAGGGCCAGCTTCCTGAACAGGATTCTGGTCCGCCCCGGAGTCTGGTCCGTCCCCGATAGGGCCAGCTTCCTGAACAGGAGTCTGGTCCGCCCCCGATAGGGCCAGCTTCCTGAACAGGAGTCTGGTCCGCCCCCGATAGGGCCAGCTTCCTGAACAGGAGTCTGGTCCGCCCCCGATAGGGCCAGCTTCCTGAACAGGAGTCTGGTCCGCCCCCGATAGGGCCAGCTTCCTGAACAGGAGTCTGGTCCGCCCCCAACAGGGCCAGCTTCCTGAACAGGAGTCTGGTCCGCCCCCAATAGGGCCATGTTCCTGAACAGGAGTCTGGTCCGCCCCCAATAGGGCCAGCTTCCTGAACAGGATTCTGGTCCGCCCCCAACAGGGCCAGCTTCCTGAACAGGAGTCTGGTCCGCCCCCAACAGGGCCAGCTTCCTGAACAGGAGTCTGGTCCGCCCCCAATAGGGCCAGCTTCCTGAACAGGAGTCTGGTCCGCCCCCAACAGGGCCAGCTTCCTGAACAGGAGTCTGGTCCGCCCCCAATAGGGCCAGCTTCCTGAACAGGAGTCTGGTCCGCCCCCAACAGGGCCAGCTTCCTGAACAGGAGTCTGCTGACGCAATGCATCCTGGGTCCATGCTTCTGCTTTTCGGATATTGTTCATGTTGTATTAATGTATATTTTGAAGCCGTACGTATGACTATGTGTTTGGATTCACTCTGTAGGGACAAAATGTGAGCTTATGTAATCTAAAGGTGTGATATTGGAGCCACTGTGTTTATAAAAGTGTTTTATATCCTACAAAAAGCTGGTGAACAAGTCAATGAAACGATGAAACTCTTTTTAATGTTCTCGTGTGATGTACCTGTTACCTTGATAAAATTAAAGATCAGCTGAATAAAAGTCATCCTAAGTTCTGTGTAAAATAACACCTCTGAATACTTTTAGTCTGAAATACCTCGGTAAAGTAAGAAAAACATTATGAAGGACCAGTTAAGTACCGGGTAAAtagttaaaagaaaaaaaacggtttGATAGTGTGATAGACAGATGAACACAGCAAATCCCAAAATAAGTCAAATATAGAAGTAGGGAAACATATAGAAACCTAAGTAAGGACAAAAAGGTTTATAAGTCCTGATGGAGCGGTAATAAGTGGAGGGGCTCTGGGTTCCATTCCCGATGTCAGCAGCGCAGGTACCTCCATCAGGAGGCCTATACCTACCTGCTCCATCAGGATGCCTTCTCCATCAGGAGGCCTATACCTACCTGCTCCATCAGGAGGCCTATACCTACCTGCTCCATCAGGAGGCCTGCTCCATCCGGAGGCCTATACCTACCTGCTCCATCAGGAGGCCTGCTCCATCAGGAGGCCTTCTCCATCAGGAGGCCTATACCTACCTGCTCCATCAGGAGGCCTGCTCCACCAGGAGGCCTATACCTACCTGCTCCATCAGGAGGCCTGCTCCATCAGGAGGCCTATACCTACCTGCTCCATCAGGAGGCCTGCTCCATCAGGAGGCCTGCTCCATCAGTGGGCCTGCTCCATCAGGAGGccctccctacctgctccatcagGAGGCCTGCTCCATCAGGAGGccctccctacctgctccatcagGAGGccctccctacctgctccatcagGAGGCCCTCCCTACCTGTTCCATCAGGAGGCCTGCTCCATCAGGAGGCCCTCCCTACCTACTCCATCAGGAGGCCTGCTCCATCAGGAGGccctccctacctgctccatcagGAGGCCCTCCCTACCTACGACTTCATGATAGAGCATCTGAAACATAACTAACAAGTAGATAAGCACATAATGAGGATATAGCTGCATATTGCTCTGTTAAATGGGTTCCGGCCGCTGAGTGGTGTGATGACCTCCATGTGTCGCTGCGATGGGTTCACGGTGTTTACCTGGTTTCCAGGCGAGAGGCTCCTTCAAGCTGATGTTTGGTTAAGACCCCCGAAGGCTTTTTAACCAACCAACCATTGCACTATTTCCACACgattctctcctcttctcaaaCAAAGTCAAAGCCatccagctgggggggggggggggtagctgaCTAATGGGTTGAGAGTAAcaggttgtgggggggggggggggggggggggggcacctgggACCGGGGGGCCGTCAGCTCTGCTATATAAGCCTCCGGTCGGCGGGGCGGAGCAGAGTCCTCAGCGGCAGAGGAGAAGACGACAAGCAGCAGGACGCCCGGAACCTCCCCCGCTCACAGCCTGCAACCTCTCTCCCTCAGACGACCAGCTGAgcctccagccacagcagcctgGAGAGCAGACCTTCAGCCTGCACCGCCTCTCTCCCTCAGACCACCAGGTGAGCCTCCTGCCACAGCGACCCGGAGATCTCTCCCTCAGACGGCCAGGTGAGCCTCCAGCCACAGCCACCTGGAGAGCAGACCTTCAGCCTGCACCTCTCCTTCACTGCCTGTCTCTGCAGAGGGGCTGTGGGTTCACGCGTTGTGTTGGTCTTCCAGAAGCTCAGAGGATGCACAGCTCCTACTCTCTGGTGGGGGTCCTTCTGCTGGTGGCGGTTCAGGCCAGCTGGCAGCTCCCGGACCCCGAGGACCACGGCCGCAGGTgagacctcctcctgctcctccggcccctctggtctcctcctcgctctgctGATGGTCCACCGTGTTCCCCTCAGGCTCACCGGGGACGCCCCGCTCAGCCTCCCCAGAGAGTCGGCCTCCAGCAAGAGGCACTCCGAGGGAACCTTCTCCAACGACTACAGCAAATACCTGGAGACCAGGAGGGTGCAGGACTTCGTCCAGTGGCTGAAGAACACCAAAAGGAACGGGTGGGTGGAACTATGTCATCTACAGATAGACTAATACAAAGGGACCATACGCCCTATGTCATCTACAGATAGACTAATACAAAGGGACCATACGCCCTATGTCATCTACAGATAGACTAATACAAAGGGACCATACGCCCTATGTCATCTACAGATAGACTAATACAAAGGGACCATACGCCCTATGTCATCTACATATAGACTAATACAAAGGGACCATACGCCCTAATGTCATCTACAGATAGACTAATACAAAGGGACCATACGCCCTATGTCATCTACATATAGACTAATACAAAGGGACCATACGCCCTATGTCATCTACAGATAGACTAATACAAAGGGACCATACGCCCTAATGTCATCTACAGATAGACTAATACAAAGGGACCATACGCCCTATGTCATCTACAGATAGACTAATACAAAGGGACCATACGCCCTATGTCATCTACAGATAGACTAATACAAAGGGACCATACGCCCTATGTCATCTACATATAGACTAATACAAAGGGACCATACGCCCTAATGTCATCTACATGTAGACTAATACAAAGGGACCATACGCCCTAATGTCATCTACATGTAGACTAATACAAGGGTTAGAACAGCTGGTCTCATAGGAGTGAAGAGAAGGAGTAAAGAGGAGGTGTAAAGAGGATGAGTAAAGAGAGACTGAGGAGTAAAGAGGAGGAGTAAAGAGGgggggtgaagaggaggagtaaaGAGGAGGAGTAAAGAGGAGGAGTAAAGAGGAGGAGTAAAGAGGGCGTGAGGAGTAAAGAGGGGGAGTCAAGAGGAGGAgtaaagaggaggagtagagaggaggagtaaaGAGGAGGAGTAAAGAGGAGGAGTAAAGAGGAGGAGTAAAGAGGGCGTGAGGAGTAAAGAGGAGGAGTAAAGAGGAGGAGTAAAGAGGGCTTGAGGAGTAAAGAGGGCTTGAGGAGTAAAGAGGGCTTGAGGAGTAAAGAGGAGGAGTAAAGAGGAGGAGTAAAGAGGAGGAGTAAAGAGGAGGAGTAAAGAGGGCGTGAGGAgtaaagaggaggagtagagaggaggagtaaaGAGGAGGAGTAAAGAGGAGGGGTAAAGAGGAGGAGTAAAGAGGGACTGAGCAGTAAAGCGTGTCTCCCCCCAGAGAGCCGGTCCGCCGCCACGCCGAGGGGACCTACACCAGCGACGTCAGCTCCTACCTGCAGGACCAGGCGGCCAAGGAGTTCGTGTCCTGGCTGAAGACGGGGCGGGGCAGGCGGGAGTAGCCCCGCTGAGGGGGGACCCCCGTGCGGACCCCGCCTCAGACCCCCAGTGTTTGGTCTCTTCTGGGCGCCCCGTGCTGATGTCTCCGTGGCTGAGCAGCAGCATGCTGCCGTCTCCGTCCCTCTTGTTTCTGTCTGGTGTTCTCCCAGGACTCCCGTTAACGTCTGCGGCGCTGCTGGATAAGAACATCTGTCGACAATAACTTTCTTAATTTCATATAAAGTCAGATTTAGTTTTGAATAAAGAAAAATGTACTCCTTGAGATCCGTCTTTCTTTAGTTCTCATGCATCCATATCAGCGAACAGGTTTGAACATGATACTAATATCTGATAATATGAATGATTAATATGATACCAAAACCACCTCAAAGCTTCACTCTGTGAATAAACAGGAGAGACACTGATCCCCAGGAGAGACCCTGAAGAACCAGACTCTGTTTTAGATTTCCACAATATTTCACAAACCTCAGAATGATTTGTATTTTGTGTTACCAAATACTTTACATCAAAAAACcttgtcatcatcatcaacccATAATTGATCAAGTCCTTAATCTGGTTGATTAATATTCAACCAGAGTCCGAGGAGTCCGAGAGCCTTGATGAGGAGGAGTAACGCCTCCTCCTCAGTGAGGACTCAGAGAGCCTTGTTGAGGAGGAGTAACGCCTCCTCAGAGAGCCTTGTTGAGGAGGAGTAACGCCTCCTCAGAGAGCCTTGTTGAGGAGGAGTAACTCCTCCTCAGAGAGCCTTGTTGAGGAGGAGTAACGCCTCCTCAGAGAGCCTTGTTGAGGAGGAGTAACGCCTCCTCAGAGAGCCTTGTTGAGGAGGAGTAACGCCTCCTCAGAGAGCCTTGTTGAGGAGGAGTAACGCCTCCTCAGAGAGCCTTGTTGAGGAGGAGTAACTCCTCCTCAGAGAGCCTTGTTGAGGAGGAGTAACGCCTCCTCAGAGAGCCTTGTTGAGGAGGAGTAACGCCTCCTCAGAGAGCCTTGTTGAGGAGGAGTTACGACGCCTCCTCTCCAACTCACCTGATCTCCATCTCCCGCTCCTCAGAGCTGAAGAGATCgcgtctctctgccccccccccctcccccccccacaccgccccCTGGGGTTCACACCACAGTCCACCTCACCTGTCAAACATTCAGATGATTCCCCGATGAGCGGCTGGCAGTCAGCAGgaaacgaaagcacgccaaTCAAACAGGGCGGGGATCAGTGATTAGGTCAGCTGCTGGCAGGGGGACAGAACAGTAATGCACATGAGCCAGCATCTTGACATGTATTGGGATGTGCCTCCTCCGAGCTGTCATCTCTCCTGCCTCCAACCATCTGCTCAACTCCTGCCTGCTCGCTCTATTTATAGCCACCCGTCTCTGAGGGTCATGTGACACGCTTCTTTCATCAGGCAACTTATGTTTTCTCTTCTAAATAACAATACGTACACGGCATTGAACCAAACGTCTGACATTAGAGTaaactgcttgtgtgtgtgtgtgtgtgtgtgtgtgtgtgtgtgtgtgtgtgtgtgtgtgtgtgtgtacaacatGATATGATATGAAATATGCAGACATAGATATAGATCTCTTTTTCAATATAATTTTATTATATATGTGCTTCAATATAACTTAAGGATCTTTATCAAAGTGAATCCAATGCAAAATTGTACGATGACATTTATGAAACACCAGATAAAAACGTGCATACAATATTTCACAGCTACATACgttggagtgagaggagagagggaacagagacCTGTCAGAACCATAGAAAAAAACAGAAGACGTCTTTAAGAAGCTATTTAAATACATGAAATTATCTAGTGTCAAATGTAGGTCgtatgttttaataaataattaatccATTAATCTGGTAGAAAATATTTTCTGATATGAAGC from the Gadus macrocephalus chromosome 20, ASM3116895v1 genome contains:
- the gcgb gene encoding glucagon b; amino-acid sequence: MHSSYSLVGVLLLVAVQASWQLPDPEDHGRRLTGDAPLSLPRESASSKRHSEGTFSNDYSKYLETRRVQDFVQWLKNTKRNGEPVRRHAEGTYTSDVSSYLQDQAAKEFVSWLKTGRGRRE